A single window of Solanum dulcamara chromosome 5, daSolDulc1.2, whole genome shotgun sequence DNA harbors:
- the LOC129889293 gene encoding casein kinase 1-like protein HD16: MIDMPQLRSGVRRGRRPIAAIEPENNNNIINNDEDKRVARRTTRTRRAAAGNRAIGVRKKKNEEIIKEVVPVAVVDVDEEENAVKKTTSFRTGEPDDKDRKEVEEGVRVLKEEAGKKKMDEDDSGGRSGDKGLGAEEEGSTTPLPERIQVGGSPPYKIDRKLGKGGFGQVYVGRRINAPYPQERNGAGAIEVALKFEHRSSKGCNYGPPYEWQVYNALGGSHGIPHVHYKGRQGDYYIMVMDMLGPSLWDVWNNNSHTMSIEMVACIAIEAISILEKLHSRGYVHGDVKPENFLLGTPDEKKLFLVDLGLATRWRDTSSGLHVEYDQRPDVFRGTVRYASVHAHLGRTGSRRDDLESLAYTLIFLLRGRLPWQGYQGENKGFLVCKKKMSTSPETLCCFCPAPFRQFVEYVVNLKFDEEPNYAKYISLFDGIVGPNPDIRPINTDGAQKLIYQVGQKRGRLTMEEDDDEQPKKKVRMGMPATQWISVYNARRPMKQRYHYNVADMRLAQHIDKGNEDGLFISCVACCSNLWALIMDAGTGFTSQVYQLSPFFLHKEWIMEQWEKNYYISAIAGANNGSSVVVMSKGTQYLQQSYKVSESFPFKWINKKWREGFNVTVMATAGSKWAIVMSRGAGFSDQVVELDFLYPSEGIHRRWDAGYRITSTAATWDQTALVLSVPRRKPADETQETLRTSAFPSTHVKEKWAKNLYIASVCYGRTVS; the protein is encoded by the exons ATGATCGATATGCCTCAACTGCGTAGCGGTGTGCGCAGAGGCCGTCGACCGATTGCTGCAATTGAACcagaaaacaacaacaatattattAATAACGACGAGGACAAGAGGGTTGCTAGGAGAACAACGAGGACGAGGAGAGCAGCTGCGGGAAATAGAGCCATTGGagtaaggaagaagaagaacgaAGAGATAATTAAGGAAGTTGTACCTGTAGCAGTGGTAGATGTTGATGAGGAGGAGAATGCTGTGAAGAAAACGACGTCGTTTAGGACTGGTGAACCGGACGATAAGGATAGGAAAGAAGTAGAGGAAGGAGTGAGGGTTTTAAAAGAAGAGGCaggaaaaaagaaaatggaTGAAGATGATAGTGGCGGTCGGAGTGGTGATAAGGGTTTGGGAGCTGAGGAAGAAGGAAGCACCACACCGCTTCCAGAAAGG ATCCAAGTTGGTGGATCACCACCTTATAAGATTGACCGAAAGCTTGGTAAAGGAGGATTTGGTCAAGTATATGTAGGTCGTCGAATAAATGCACCATATCCACAAGAAAGAAATGGTGCAGGAGCTATAGAG GTTGCCTTGAAATTTGAGCATAGAAGTAGCAAAGGTTGTAACTATGGACCACCTTATGAGTGGCAAGTCTACAA TGCTCTAGGTGGTAGTCATGGGATACCACATGTACATTACAAGGGACGGCAAGGTGATTACTACATTATG GTTATGGATATGCTTGGTCCTAGTTTGTGGGATGTATGGAACAACAATTCTCATAC GATGTCTATTGAAATGGTAGCATGCATTGCCATTGAAGCAATATCCATACTTGAGAAGTTGCACTCTAGGGG GTATGTACACGGCGATGTGAAACCTGAAAACTTTCTTCTTGGAACTCCTGATGAGAAAAAACTGTTTCTGGTTGACCTTGGATTAG CAACTAGGTGGCGTGATACTTCAAGTGGTCTTCATGTTGAATATGACCAAAGGCCTGATGTCTTTAG GGGAACTGTAAGATATGCTAGTGTGCACGCTCACCTTGGAAGAACTGGAAGCCGGAGAGATGACCTAGAATCGCTGGCTTACACACTCATCTTTCTGCTCCGGGGCCGACTGCCTTGGCAGGGATATCAG GGTGAAAATAAAGGTTTCCTTGTCTGTAAGAAAAAGATGTCGACTTCTCCAGAAACACTTTGCTGCTTCTGCCCTGCTCCATTTAGACAGTTTGTGGAATATGTTGTGAACTTGAAGTTTGATGAGGAGCCTAATTATGCGAAATATATCTCATTGTTTGACGGAATAGTAGGTCCAAATCCAGACATCAGGCCAATCAACACTGATGGTGCACAGAAG CTTATATATCAAGTTGGACAGAAGAGAGGAAGGCTTACAATGGAAGAAGATGACGATGAACAACCAAAGAAGAAAGTACGGATGGGAATGCCTGCAACACAATGGATTAGTGTTTACAATGCTCGTCGCCCAATGAAGCAAAG GTATCATTATAACGTTGCTGATATGAGGCTGGCTCAGCACATCGATAAAGGAAATGAGGATGGACTATTCATTAGCTGTGTGGCATGCTGTTCAAACTTGTGGGCCTTAATTATGGATGCAGGGACTGGGTTCACTTCTCAAGTTTACCAGTTGTCACCTTTTTTTCTTCACAAG GAGTGGATTATGGAGCAATGGGAGAAGAATTACTATATTAGCGCAATAGCAGGAGCTAATAATGGGAGCTCCGTAGTAGTCATGTCAAAGG GTACGCAATATCTGCAGCAGTCCTACAAAGTCAGCGAGTCATTTCCTTTCAAgtggataaataaaaaatggagAGAGGGGTTCAATGTCACGGTGATGGCAACTGCAGGAAGTAAATGGGCAATTGTTATGTCACGTGGGGCTGGGTTCTCTGATCAG GTGGTGGAATTAGATTTTCTCTATCCTAGTGAAGGGATTCATAGGAGGTGGGATGCTGGTTACCGTATCACGTCAACTGCAGCCACATGGGATCAAACTGCTTTAGTTCTGAGTGTTCCAAGAAGGAAGCCTGCGGATGAAACACAAGAGACACTTCGTACTTCTGCTTTTCCTAGCACTCACGTCAAG GAGAAGTGGGCCAAGAACCTTTACATTGCATCTGTTTGTTATGGGCGAACTGTTTCTTGA